In Phlebotomus papatasi isolate M1 chromosome 1, Ppap_2.1, whole genome shotgun sequence, the following proteins share a genomic window:
- the LOC129807520 gene encoding beta-alanyl-bioamine nonribosomal peptide synthetase ebony, giving the protein MGTLPQLSILKGSQKSRDVQLLHKIFEEKVDQGCGNKTAIIFNVDHLNERRINYNTLNSSANRLSATILHSIHERHEKVHGNQDGDWPIVVCMSPSDNLIATLLAIWKCGAAYLPIDPSFPQNRIQHILEETKPVLIIHDTDVSTEVFGKNPAVSFDALKRQSTEFSNANIRDDATLSGADTDPTAIILYTSGSTGIPKGVRLPHSVIGNRLTWQWDEFPYSPTESVGVFKTALTFVDHISEIWGPLLNEMALLCITKESTKNPEKLVQLLEEHKVERLVLVPTLLKSILMYLGLQKGSRKLLQKLRIWVCSGETLSVSLAREFFDHFEEGSHVLCNFYGSTEIMGDVTYFICDSKKALQTMEKIPIGYPIDNTVLYLLDTEFRPVTLGEIGELFVSGMNLARGYVNNRDAHRFIENPLAVDPKYSRLFRTGDFGRIEKSALIFEGRTDSQIKIRGHRVDLTEIERHLLSLPEVDKSFVLCYKPGEIDQTVVAFTLLTTEAKSQKTLGMQIESKLLEVLPSYMVPQVVIIDAVPLLVNGKVDRQSLIRQYENTNNNDDSNVIVDYDYSGVPEDQLKVAKDLFETIGSVIGRSTRTTLALHSNFYELGGNSLNSIFTVTQLRDKGYNIGITEFIAAKDLGEILQILHEGVTQEISKINPKIIEESQQWKLTATPLNDTHRADVIEIITSSFYEKADLEQWLKPNILRTDYRDILELIWDVLVEKDLSFVVTNEQNETVGVALNFDARDEPEVAVTNLLIIVFEFLEFVEGPIRDTKLPPGKNVILHSFMMGTHAELNAQENIALIQFMEEEVIKVAKRKKFTGIFTTNTSPLTQQLGTVMGYQELLDYQVNEYVYTDGTRPFAKAPNSQRAIVHWKPISDN; this is encoded by the exons ATGGGAACGCTGCCTCAATTGTCAATTCTAAAGGGGTCCCAGAAGTCGCGAGATGTGCAACTATTgcataaaatttttgaagaaaaagtcGATCAAGGATGTGGCAACAAAACAGCAATTATATTCAATG TGGACCATTTGAATGAGAGACGAATTAATTACAATACTCTGAATTCAAGTGCAAACCGTCTTAGTGCTACAATTCTTCACAGTATTCACGAGAGGCATGAGAAAGTGCATGGTAATCAGGATGGTGACTGGCCAATTGTCGTTTGCATGTCACCATCGGACAACTTGATAGCCACCCTCCTGGCCATATGGAAATGTGGGGCTGCTTACCTGCCCATTGATCCGTCATTCCCACAAAATCGCATTCAGCACATCCTTGAGGAGACAAAGCCGGTGCTAATCATTCACGACACTGACG TGTCCACAGAAGTATTTGGAAAAAATCCCGCCGTGTCTTTTGATGCACTAAAGAGGCAATCAACAGAATTCAGCAATGCCAATATTAGAGACGATGCTACACTTTCTGGTGCTGATACCGATCCCACCGCTATTATTCTCTATACATCGGGAAGCACTGGAATTCCAAAAG GAGTTCGTTTACCTCATTCAGTTATTGGAAATCGTCTAACGTGGCAGTGGGATGAATTCCCATATTCACCCACTGAGTCCGTTGGGGTTTTCAAAACTGCCCTTACATTTGTGGATCATATTTCTGAGATATGGGGTCCTCTGCTCAATGAAATGGCCTTGCTTTGCATCACAAAGGAATCCACGAAGAATCCAGAGAAGCTGGTGCAGTTGCTTGAGGAGCATAAAGTTGAACGATTGGTATTGGTTCCTACACTCCTTAAATCTATCCTAATGTACCTGGGCCTGCAGAAGGGTAGCCGAAAACTCTTGCAGAAACTGAGAATTTGGGTATGCTCAGGAGAGACGTTGTCAGTATCACTGGCACGAGAATTTTTTGATCACTTTGAGGAAGGATCCCATGTCCTTTGTAATTTCTACGGATCAACTGAAATCATGGGAGATGTGACTTATTTCATCTGCGACAGTAAAAAAGCCCTTCAGACCATGGAGAAGATTCCCATTGGGTATCCAATTGATAATACTGTTCTGTATCTTCTGGACACGGAATTCCGCCCTGTGACTCTGGGAGAGATAGGGGAGTTGTTTGTATCGGGAATGAATCTTGCACGAGGCTATGTGAACAACCGAGATGCTCATCGATTTATTGAGAATCCCCTGGCTGTGGATCCCAAATATTCCCGTCTCTTCAGGACTGGTGATTTCGGACGGATAGAGAAATCTGCACTGATCTTCGAAGGTCGAACAGATTCACAGATAAAAATTCGAGGGCATCGTGTGGATCTCACAGAAATTGAGAGGCATCTCCTGAGTCTGCCGGAAGTGGACAAATCCTTTGTGCTGTGCTACAAACCTGGTGAAATCGATCAGACTGTGGTGGCCTTCACGCTGCTAACCACGGAGGCAAAGTCCCAGAAAACACTTGGAATGCAGATTGAGTCGAAGTTGCTTGAAGTCTTACCTAGCTACATGGTACCACAAGTTGTGATTATTGATGCAGTTCCGCTGCTGGTGAATGGAAAAGTTGACCGGCAGTCATTGATAAGGCAATATGAGAATACAAACAACAACG ATGACTCCAATGTCATTGTCGATTACGACTACAGTGGTGTTCCGGAAGATCAGCTGAAAGTGGCCAAAGATCTCTTCGAGACAATTGGAAGTGTTATTGGACGATCTACTAGGACAACTCTTGCACTGCATAGCAATTTCTACGAGCTGGGAGGCAATTCCCTAAACTCCATCTTTACTGTTACACAGCTCAGGGATAAGGGATACAACATTGGGATCACAGAATTTATTGCAGCAAAGGATCTCGGAGAGATTCTGCAAATTCTGCATGAAGGTGTAACACAGGAAATCTCCAAGATTAACCCGAAGATAATTGAAGAGAGCCAGCAGTGGAAACTTACAGCTACTCCACTCAATGATACCCACAGAGCAGATGTGATTGA AATAATAACATCGAGTTTCTACGAGAAGGCAGATTTGGAGCAGTGGCTAAAACCAAATATTCTTAGGACGGATTATCGTGATATTCTGGAATTAATCTGGGATGTTCTTGTTGAGAAAGATCTAAGTTTTGTGGTGACAAATGAGCAGAATGAGACTGTTGGAGTGGCTCTAAATTTCGATGCCAGAGACGAACCCGAAGTGGCAGTTACGAATCTACTGATAATTGTATTTGAGTTCCTGGAGTTTGTTGAGGGTCCAATCAGAGACACTAAACTCCCTCCTGGCAAAAATGTGATCCTCCATTCGTTCATGATGGGCACACATGCTGAACTCAATGCACAGGAGAATATTGCACTGATTCAGTTTATGGAGGAGGAAGTCATCAAGGTGGCGAAGCGGAAGAAGTTCACAGGAATCTTCACAACAAACACGAGTCCCTTGACACAG CAACTGGGAACTGTGATGGGCTACCAGGAACTTCTGGACTACCAAGTAAATGAATACGTTTACACTGACGGAACACGACCATTTGCCAAAGCTCCAAATTCTCAAAGAGCGATAGTTCATTGGAAGCCAATTTCTGACAATTGA
- the LOC129807516 gene encoding negative elongation factor A, with product MAANVDTCLWLHNKLGTSNANDSWTSGSICSQLNKEVLKNIKDCFPDLQTQVKLKLLLSFFHIPRRHVEEWKKELEEIIEVAGLDSELWVSMVAETMKTFPATGSLNTEISDYDETRPIFTDMVNDLKKLVNKHSDLCMLPLECQYLNKAALISVVGQQSPPVKHFTLKRKPKSVQLRAELLQKSSDAQSTLKKASAPTIPLRSRGMPRKMTDTTPLKGIPSRMPTSGFRSPTSGSGLSRPNMSRTTAGRKDGGIKLLDIAEQPLGYAAAKKRKRQMEMEEQQKKAQEIAAAAASGGASTTPPATVSSSTPDYAAGLTASAIYTQPATPAAALTASVKENPSVNSASSSASKTTPSVISTSGGATPKHSIETLYEVKSSMECKVESPQEEEYEMITSPTTPKAPKMSAKLITSQAPALVKSEPLAASSTATSSPTGPQIISQTVISSPMSLNMPALTVFSSPGAVQGSHIVRQEMAGSGQTVVVSQTQPTASQQQFHQIAQMPKIVQIKTAPTIMVTPSQTTSIPPLIPSQPHQIVSLQNLQQQQQQQQQQEAKKVIGSSHITTPTSNVVTLVAGPQTAQGQTLGQSLGQTAQIVTGQGGQKFAVMSSPNVKGKTFILTNPGMLAQKGVIIKSVAPGGNTIYQQIPISNVSGLQNLTGTTILTGSPGMIKDQSGQPQGTTLNQIPALVPTRSMSQNIPSLTPVVIAPQSQQQNIPALITNVSQLQQQQNTMQSPQGTIIRPVLATNVQGLNVLNQQGYTLIQRPGGQPTLIQAIPASQATVQQAQQQPQQQTAQIQRTATVQVQQQRQVQTAQQPIRKGLSLSSEHVNKVHEMFRGANRVTRLDKALILGFISGQRENPRPNPDNVVTITLNQTKEKVKQEDDTDAVMLVESFIRLDYNTMEYKTFQKCRRLDQPATHDNQKVTSASGGSAQSSVAI from the exons ATGGCGGCCAATGTTGACACTTGTTTGTGGCTCCACAATAAATTGGGCACTTCCAATGCCAATGATAGCTGGACGAGTGGCTCAATATGCTCCCAGCTGAACAAGGAAGTTCTCAAGAATATCAAGGACTGCTTCCCGGATCTGCAAACGCAGGTCAAGCTGAAGCTGCTGCTCAGCTTCTTCCACATTCCGAGGCGTCATGTTGAGGAG TGGAAGAAGGAGCTGGAGGAGATTATTGAAGTGGCAGGGCTGGATTCAGAGCTGTGGGTGTCGATGGTAGCCGAGACAATGAAGACTTTTCCCGCCACTGGATCTCTCAATACGGAAATCTCAGATTACGATGAGACTAGACCCATTTTCACGGACATGGTGAACGACTTGAAGAAGCTAGTGAACAAACACAGCGATCTCTGTATGCTTCCTCTGGAGTGTCAGTACCTCAACAAAGCAGCTCTTATCTCTGTT GTTGGGCAACAGTCGCCTCCAGtaaagcattttacgctcaaaCGGAAGCCCAAAAGTGTCCAGCTGAGAGCTGAACTGTTGCAAAAATCTTCCGATGCTCAGTCGACTCTTAAGAAAGCTAGTGCTCCCACAATCCCATTGAGATCTCGAGGAATGCCCAGGAAGATGACAGATACCACTCCACTCAAGGGGATACCCTCCAGGATGCCCACAAGTGGTTTCCGGTCGCCGACATCGGGATCGGGTCTCAGTAGGCCAAATATGAGCCGAACAACGGCTGGAAGGAAAGATGGTGGTATCAAATTATTGGACATTGCTGAGCAGCCACTTGGATATGCGGCGGCCAAGAAGCGAAAACGCCAGATGGAGATGGAGGAACAACAGAAGAAGGCTCAAGAGATTGCTGCAGCTGCAGCTAGTGGAGGAGCTTCCACAACACCCCCAGCCACAGTGTCTTCCTCTACGCCTGATTATGCTGCTGGATTGACAGCATCGGCTATCTATACTCAACCAGCGACGCCTGCAGCAGCCCTTACGGCCAGTGTCAAGGAAAATCCTTCGGTCAATTCAGCCTCATCATCTGCCTCCAAGACAACTCCTTCGGTCATCTCGACGTCCGGTGGAGCAACACCCAAGCACAGCATTGAGACATTGTACGAAGTGAAATCGTCGATGGAGTGTAAGGTGGAATCACCGCAGGAGGAGGAATATGAGATGATAACATCTCCTACGACTCCTAAAGCTCCAAAAATGTCCGCAAAACTCATTACGTCACAGGCTCCGGCTTTGGTGAAATCTGAACCTCTGGCAGCGTCTTCCACGGCAACATCTTCGCCGACAGGACCTCAGATTATCTCCCAAACGGTTATTTCGTCTCCCATGTCATTGAATATGCCAGCACTGACGGTGTTCTCGAGTCCTGGAGCAGTTCAGGGATCGCATATTGTGCGGCAGGAAATGGCTGGAAGTGGGCAGACAGTTGTAGTTTCGCAGACACAGCCTACGGCTAGTCAGCAACAATTCCACCAAATAGCCCAAATGCCAAAGATCGTACAGATCAAGACGGCACCCACGATCATGGTGACCCCGTCCCAAACCACCAGCATCCCGCCATTGATTCCCAGTCAGCCCCATCAAATTGTCAGTCTGCAGAAtctgcagcagcagcagcagcaacagcagcagcaggAAGCTAAGAAAGTTATTGGATCATCACACATCACAACTCCAACATCCAATGTGGTAACCCTGGTGGCTGGTCCACAGACAGCTCAGGGACAGACGCTGGGTCAGAGCCTGGGTCAAACTGCTCAGATTGTCACGGGGCAGGGAGGGCAGAAGTTTGCTGTGATGTCCTCACCAAATGTCAAAGGAAAGACTTTCATACTCACAAATCCCGGAATGTTGGCCCAGAAGGGAGTGATTATCAAGAGTGTAGCTCCTGGAGGGAATACTATCTACCAACAGATTCCCATAAGTAATGTGTCTGGACTGCAAAATCTCACTGGAACCACAATCCTGACTGGATCTCCGGGTATGATTAAGGATCAGAGTGGACAGCCTCAAGGGACAACACTGAATCAGATTCCTGCTCTTGTGCCCACCCGCAGCATGTCACAGAATATCCCATCATTGACACCCGTGGTGATTGCACCACAGAGTCAGCAGCAGAATATTCCGGCACTCATTACGAATGTGTCACAGTTGCAGCAGCAGCAGAATACAATGCAGAGTCCCCAGGGAACGATCATTAGGCCGGTACTGGCGACCAATGTACAGGGACTGAATGTACTTAATCAGCAAGGATATACACTCATTCAGCGTCCTGGTGGTCAGCCGACGCTCATTCAGGCCATTCCGGCGTCACAGGCCACGGTGCAGCAGGCACAGCAGCAGCCGCAGCAACAAACGGCTCAGATCCAGCGAACGGCTACGGTTCAGGTGCAGCAACAGAGACAAGTTCAGACGGCTCAGCAGCCCATCAGGAAGGGACTGTCGTTATCG AGCGAACACGTTAACAAAGTGCATGAGATGTTCAGAGGTGCTAATCGCGTCACGAGATTGGACAAAGCTCTCATATTGGGATTCATTTCTGGACAGAGGGAAAATCCACGTCCTAATCCTGACAATGTTGTCACAATAACTCTCAATCAGACAAAA gaAAAGGTAAAACAGGAAGATGACACTGATGCAGTAATGCTCGTTGAGTCTTTCATCCGATTGGACTACAATACAATGGAATACAAGACTTTCCAGAAGTGCCGACGCCTGGATCAACCGGCGACGCACGACAATCAAAAGGTAACATCCGCGAGTGGGGGCAGTGCGCAAAGTTCAGTAGCTATATAA